The sequence GAAATGAAAAATTAACTTTATTTTGAAATATACCATTATTTCAACTGTAAAAATTAATTTCAATCAATATTATCTCTTATTTTACACTTGAAATTTATCTTATTTTATAAATTTTTTCATTGTTTGAATTTTTTAGAAATGTTCTTTAATTTTGAAATAATAAAAAACTTTAAATATATAATCTGATAAAGAATAATAATACAGTTGAAATTTTACTATTGAAAATGAAAATTTCTATTTTTTTAATACTATTTAATTTTATTTTTCTAAATTTTTTTCGTAGTTTAGACATTAACGATTAATTTTATTAAAAAGGGGTTATTAAGGTTCAGACACATAAACACAAACAATTCTGGATCTTTTAAAACACATTATTTATGAGATGATTAGATGAGTGACAATATTTTCGAGGGACTTGACGAATATTTACCTATGGATGATAAGATTTTCAAGGATAAGAAACCTTTGGATCATCGTTTTTTACCTGATAATTTACCTCATAGGAAAGAACAGATTACAGCAATTGCCAGGTATTGGGTAGAGGCGTTGAAAGGCACCACCCCATCAAACATAACAATCTATGGAAAGACAGGAACCGGTAAGACAGCAGCTGCAAAGTTTGCTAAAGAGCAATTGATCGATGCGGCAAGGGAGAAGCCTGTTTCCATTAAGGTCGAATATGTTCGATGCACAGACTTCAATACGGAATATCAGGTGCTCACCTACTTATGCCAGAAGTTAGGAAGGGACGTGCCAAGCCGTGGATGGACCAAAGGTGAGATTGTAAATGCCTTTAGGGATATCCTGAAAAGAAACGTTTATGGCAGAAACCTCATTTTGATTGTCATTTTGGACGAGATTGACATTCTCCTTGAAAAGGATGGAGACGGATTGCTGTATACTCTTACAAGAACCGACAATATTGCCATCCTCTCAATCAGTAATTACCTCAATTTCAAGCAATTCATCAAGCCAAGGGTTTCAAGCAGCTTAATGGATAAGGAGATTGTTTTCCCACCTTACGATGCGGAACAGTTGGCTGATATCTTACAGGAAAGATCCAATCTTGCATTTTTCGAAGACACCCTTGAAGATAGCGTAATTCCATTGTGCTCAGCTATGGCTGCAAAAGAGGAAGGGGATGCAAGATATGCCCTTGACCTATTGGAAAGTGCAGGAGACATCGCTATTGACAAAGGTTCCGAAAAGGTTTTAGGGGAATATGTCCGTGAAGCTAAGGATGTCATTGAGTACAATAAGGTAAAGGATGTCATTGTCACTCTCCCTACACAACAGCAAAGGGTACTTGCAGCCATTCTAAAGTTGACCCAAGACGGAGAGGAGATCACTTCAGGCAAACTCTTCGAATCCTATAAGGAAATTTCAAAGGGAGATGCAGTAACCTATAGAAGAATCTTTGACTTTGTAAATGAGTTGGAGATGTTAGGTATCATTTCCACAAACACTGTATCAAAGGGAAGAGCTAAGGGAAGAACCAATATCATCAATCTTCAAATTGATACAGACTTGCTTGAAGAGAATTTGTACAGCGTACTCTGATTCTCTTTCTTTTCTTTTTTCATTTTTTTTTCTTATTTTATTTTTTATTTATTTATATCCTATTTTTAATATGAATCTTACATCCTGAACCTTGAAGTAATCATAATTCAACTCATCATTTGACATTAGATCATCTGTCATATTCTTTGGAATGGCCACCAGAACAGTTCTAAAGTCATTTATTCTATTTTTTTCTAGATTGAAATGTATGGAGTATATTTCATCTGAGGAATTTTCCATATCTTCTAAAAAGAAGGAATTCAAACCAATCACCTCCTGGTTCAATAGCTTTTCATCCTCATTTGTCCTGTTCAAGCTTTCCAATATCCAATTAGTGCCGCTGTTTTTTATCGATTCATCACTTATCAAACAGTAATCATAATCCTCCAACGAGTTCCTATAGACTCTGAAATTCTTGCACAGCCAAATGGATTGTACATCATTACTATGGTTTTCCAGATTTGGATTGGTATCATGATTGCAAAGATTTTCCCTATCATAATCCTCACCTGACAGCTCAAGATCATTGAAATCATAGACCACAAAATTGGAATAGAAATCACATTTAACTTTTCTCTCTACAGTCACTATGTTATTATCATTGACATTATCATCACTATCTTCAAGATCATTTCCCATTAGAATAGGCCTTATTTTGCTGTTTAAAGGGTAAATTGACATTGAACTCCTATAGCTACCATTCAAGAGATTTACATCGACCAATGAATCATAATTGTTTTTCACCTTCATCAGCTTATGGTATGAAATTGCATTTGACATTATCATTTCATCACTTGCACTTTCATCGTAAAACTCACCATTATCTATCTTCTTGTTCTTTTTGGCAAGTCCAGGAATGATATTTTGCGATACAATGCCACTATTCAATCCCTCATCATCTTCCCAGTTCTCCGGATTTCCAGGATTGCTCAAGAGATAATCAGTTGTTTCGACAGCAATCTTTTCAAGTGAGGAAAACTCCTCCTCATCAAGGATTCTTTCATTCAAATCATCGCTCAGATTAGCTATAATACCTATTATGAAAACAAGCAACAGGATTGAAAGCAGAAGCTCGGTTGAGTATAGGAGGCCGCATTTATCCCTGATTAAATCATTCAATTCATCAATCATTTCAACACCAAAATTAATAGTCACTCATTCCATACTTGACCTTATGGCCATGTGGATCAAGATATAATATTTCATAAACGCATCCACCACCAGCACTCTCATTATTGTAGATGACCTCAACTCCAGGATAGATATCATCACTGAATATTACATGGTCGCTTCCGCAAGCTGACACAAGCCCAGTTTCGTTTGTCCTTTGAGGATTTATGAAGGTTTCAAAGCCATAGTGCTCACATCCGCTTCTACCTTCGAGCCTGCATAGATAGCAAGCTCCATCTCTGCTTTCATGATAGTATCCATTGTCCCTGCAGTTTTTCATCACCTTGCCTCCATCATCTCCATGGTGTCTGTAAGGGTCATAAGGACATTTTCTTATGATGAACGGGGAGCTCGCATTGATATAGAAGGAATGGTTTTCAACACCATTGCCTCTTAAAAATTCAGATAGGGAATCTCCATAGTGATAAGATCTCTCATCATGACTGATTCCATAATAGTCTTTACAATAAAGAAGAGGAACAGGATCCTTTAGACCGATGCAATCCACATCAGATGAAATGACATTTTCAAACGAATAGTCCCCCTTTGTACTTGAAATATATGTTTTGAATTTGTAAGAGAATGGATTTGATGTATTTTCAATAGCTATTAGGGATGAATTGATTTGAACATTAAAATTATCATAATACTCCTGATTTTTTATAGACAGCTTCTCATCAACGATTTCCTTCAAGTCACCCTTTGAATCCAAACACGACCTTTCGTTCCTTATGACTTCTTCACTAAGTTCCTCCAAAGCTTCACGCTCAACAAGGGGAAGATTTCTCACATAATCATTCATAATGTATTGAAAATTTTCAGATGAAGTGATTTCCCTGTTTTCATTTCCATGATCAATTGCAATGTTCAGGACGACAATTGATAAGATCAAGAAACCGATTAAAAGCAAGCCGCTTATCATGATTGAAAAGTTTCCCTTCTCATCATTAAATAAATTTTTATTCTCATAATCTTTCTTTTTTTTAACTTTAAACTTCATTAATAGCCTTATTATTAAAAATAATATTTAAATCTTACTCAATTTTAATTTTAATATTTTAAAATCATTATAATATGATAAAAAGAGTGTAAATTACTTTTTGATTATAATTTTATATAATGATTATAATCTGATAAAATTTTAAAACTTCATTCGGTAAAGAATGGCCCTATAAACTTAAAACTTATTATAGATGAATTATAAATAAAATAATGTTATAAATAAAATGAAATATTTATTAACTAAAAAATTTATAAATAAATAAAAACTAAAGTAAAAAATCAAAAAATTATTTAATTTTTTAATCATTTTTATTATGCTTATTATTTAGGAGGAATTTAATGTCTGATACTGTAAGAACCTGGCGTCATATCCAACAAAGATATAACCTTGTTGGATCCAAATGTACCACTTGCGGTCAAGTGTTTTTCCCACAAAGGGTAATCTGTCCCGACTGCAGAAGAAAAGGAAACATTGAGGATATTCAATTTTCAGGAAAAGGAAAGATATTTACCTATTCCGTAATCAGAACACCAACTTCTGACTTCAAGAAAATAGCTCCTTACGCTGTAGCTATCATCGAACTTGAAGAAGGTGCAAAGGTTACCGCTCAAATCGTTGACGCTGACGTTGATGATATTCAAATCGGAGACCCCGTAGAAATGGTCTTTAGAAAAATCCGTGAAGATGGCCCTGATGGTGTTATTTCATATGGATTCAAGTTTAAAATTGTAAAATAAATTTATTTTTAAAATAGCTTTTTAGCTATTTTATTTTTTATAAACCCTGAGTAATACTTTTTTTAATATTTTTATTAAAAGTTATTACTTTTTAGTTTTTATGATTATTGATTTTAAGATTATTGATTATTAAATTATATGTGATATTATGAGTTATGAAGATACTGCTGTATTGTTATTAAGCCATGGGAGTACTCTTCCCTATGCAGAAGAAGTGTTTAAAGATATATGTGCTAAATTTAAGGCAAAAACAGGATTTGATGCTGAAGTAGGCTATATGAAAGTGGCTAAACCAAACTTGCCACAGGCAATTGAAATTTTAAAAGAGCGCAATCCTAATTTAAAGCGAATTATAGCTACTCCAGTATTTTTAGCTGCTGGAATTCATACAAACATAGACATCCCAATCATTCTTGGCCTTGAACCTAAAGAGGTGGATCCAAGACAGCCTGACGGCAATTATCCGGAAGGCCATTATTTGGTAGGCCTTGAAGATGTTGATTTTGATGGAGAACTCAAATTAATCGACCCAATAGGCCCTAATCCAAGGCTTTTGGAAATCATAAATAATAAGGTATCTGCAGCTCTTGAAGATTCCGAGCTTGGCGATGATGCAAAAACAGGAGTCTTATTGGTGGTACATGGAAGCAGA comes from Methanobrevibacter sp. and encodes:
- a CDS encoding orc1/cdc6 family replication initiation protein; translation: MSDNIFEGLDEYLPMDDKIFKDKKPLDHRFLPDNLPHRKEQITAIARYWVEALKGTTPSNITIYGKTGTGKTAAAKFAKEQLIDAAREKPVSIKVEYVRCTDFNTEYQVLTYLCQKLGRDVPSRGWTKGEIVNAFRDILKRNVYGRNLILIVILDEIDILLEKDGDGLLYTLTRTDNIAILSISNYLNFKQFIKPRVSSSLMDKEIVFPPYDAEQLADILQERSNLAFFEDTLEDSVIPLCSAMAAKEEGDARYALDLLESAGDIAIDKGSEKVLGEYVREAKDVIEYNKVKDVIVTLPTQQQRVLAAILKLTQDGEEITSGKLFESYKEISKGDAVTYRRIFDFVNELEMLGIISTNTVSKGRAKGRTNIINLQIDTDLLEENLYSVL
- a CDS encoding Zn-ribbon domain-containing OB-fold protein produces the protein MSDTVRTWRHIQQRYNLVGSKCTTCGQVFFPQRVICPDCRRKGNIEDIQFSGKGKIFTYSVIRTPTSDFKKIAPYAVAIIELEEGAKVTAQIVDADVDDIQIGDPVEMVFRKIREDGPDGVISYGFKFKIVK
- a CDS encoding CbiX/SirB N-terminal domain-containing protein; translated protein: MSYEDTAVLLLSHGSTLPYAEEVFKDICAKFKAKTGFDAEVGYMKVAKPNLPQAIEILKERNPNLKRIIATPVFLAAGIHTNIDIPIILGLEPKEVDPRQPDGNYPEGHYLVGLEDVDFDGELKLIDPIGPNPRLLEIINNKVSAALEDSELGDDAKTGVLLVVHGSRLNYSKEFITDLFGQFEAQCDYPCDFGFMELVEPNIPTSINKLVSENEVDRLVVVPIFIAPGAHTTRDIPTILGLIEDDGTGHHHHHHDHGHSHSHSHDHEHTHDHEHTHDHDHDYEHSHSHSHGHHHHHHDHGDVKMDFEGEILYPDPICDDDVLIEILEIMVKDALE